A single genomic interval of Streptomyces sp. 1222.5 harbors:
- a CDS encoding PQQ-binding-like beta-propeller repeat protein, translating to MAPQRSSGTGAEAELPEYAGHYRLESCLGSGGMGVVHLARSTSGMRLAVKVVHAEFARDPEFRGRFRQEVAAARRVSGAFTAPVVDADPEAERPWMATSFIPGPTLSDQVKRHGPMAPEQLRRLMAGLAEALRDIHRVGVVHRDLKPSNVLLADDGPKVIDFGISRPKDSELRTETGKLIGTPPFMAPEQFRRPREVGPAADIFALGSVMVHAATGRGPFDSDSPYVVAYQVVHDEPDLTGVPESLAPLVVRCLAKEPDERPTPDELMRELRSVAASYDTQAFIPAQRTGDDAGQRAGDTAGPLAGARAGRRDGADGEQRLPAPGAGVPEGGGRPSRRSLPGRWARRVLPGRPVVRRSLVAAVAVVLVVGGVCTALLWPRGADGPEVKETGARAGVPAVRAWRTQPADRGSGIPRCTEGARRLLCFRSGSAYALDAADGTRLWRRAVGGPDANGAPALAGGVLVLPTEGGRRLVGLDPASGRTRWQRDQAAGTETRIAGDMLLVTGTDGAVTGVDGASGRESWHRRLPGRGTPALTADAGGTLVHAATTSLDGAYTQVTELDAGTGDTRWTARLRGVLRPVGSDGGALILLSDDSAAAVTDAVVRYSPASGTTRRTRLTVPLTAPQAAVHGRVLHLLAAGGSLEAVDLRTGKRRWHLETAVSRGSAPVATADHVYVSAPDGRLLAVAARDGRLLGQTPPRLGAGSGQVAGTLPAPLAAGAQVYATAPDGSVFAVDGRTPAAW from the coding sequence ATGGCGCCACAGCGCAGCAGCGGAACGGGCGCGGAAGCGGAACTTCCCGAGTACGCCGGCCACTACCGCCTGGAGTCATGTCTCGGTTCCGGCGGGATGGGGGTCGTCCATCTCGCCCGCAGCACCTCGGGGATGCGGCTCGCGGTGAAGGTCGTACACGCCGAGTTCGCGCGGGATCCCGAGTTCAGGGGCCGCTTCCGGCAGGAGGTGGCCGCCGCCCGGCGGGTCAGCGGTGCTTTCACCGCGCCCGTCGTCGACGCCGATCCGGAGGCCGAACGGCCCTGGATGGCCACGTCGTTCATTCCCGGGCCGACCCTCTCCGACCAGGTGAAGCGTCATGGACCCATGGCACCGGAGCAGTTGCGGCGGCTGATGGCCGGACTCGCGGAGGCGCTGCGCGACATCCACCGGGTCGGCGTGGTGCACCGGGACCTCAAGCCGAGCAATGTGCTGCTCGCGGACGACGGGCCGAAGGTCATCGACTTCGGGATCTCCCGGCCGAAGGACAGTGAACTGCGCACCGAGACCGGGAAGCTGATCGGCACGCCGCCGTTCATGGCGCCCGAGCAGTTCCGCCGGCCGCGGGAGGTGGGGCCGGCGGCGGACATCTTCGCGCTCGGCTCCGTCATGGTCCACGCGGCCACCGGGCGGGGGCCGTTCGACTCCGACAGCCCGTACGTGGTGGCGTACCAGGTGGTGCACGACGAGCCCGATCTGACGGGTGTGCCGGAGAGCCTCGCGCCACTGGTGGTGCGCTGTCTCGCCAAGGAACCCGACGAGCGGCCGACGCCCGACGAGTTGATGCGGGAGCTGCGCTCGGTGGCGGCCTCGTACGACACCCAGGCCTTCATCCCGGCTCAGCGGACCGGTGACGACGCGGGGCAGCGGGCCGGTGACACCGCGGGTCCCCTGGCCGGTGCCCGAGCCGGACGGCGGGACGGCGCCGACGGGGAACAACGGCTGCCCGCGCCCGGAGCCGGCGTACCGGAGGGCGGCGGACGACCGTCCCGGCGGTCGCTCCCCGGCCGCTGGGCCCGGCGGGTGCTTCCCGGCCGCCCGGTCGTACGGCGGAGTCTCGTCGCGGCCGTGGCCGTCGTCCTGGTCGTGGGCGGGGTGTGCACGGCGCTGCTGTGGCCGCGCGGTGCGGACGGACCGGAGGTGAAGGAGACCGGGGCCCGGGCCGGTGTGCCCGCGGTCCGGGCGTGGCGGACGCAGCCGGCGGACCGGGGGTCCGGGATACCGCGGTGCACGGAGGGTGCCCGGCGGCTGCTGTGCTTCCGGTCCGGTTCGGCGTACGCGCTCGACGCGGCGGACGGCACGCGGCTGTGGCGGCGCGCGGTCGGCGGGCCGGACGCGAACGGCGCGCCCGCGCTGGCCGGCGGGGTACTGGTGCTGCCGACGGAGGGGGGCCGGCGGCTGGTGGGCCTGGATCCGGCCTCCGGCCGGACCCGCTGGCAGCGGGACCAGGCCGCCGGCACGGAGACGCGGATCGCGGGCGACATGCTCCTCGTCACCGGCACGGACGGCGCGGTGACGGGGGTGGACGGAGCATCGGGGCGCGAGAGCTGGCACCGCCGGCTGCCCGGCCGCGGCACCCCGGCCCTGACCGCCGACGCCGGCGGCACCCTGGTCCACGCGGCCACCACCTCGCTGGACGGGGCGTACACGCAGGTCACCGAGTTGGACGCGGGTACTGGCGACACACGCTGGACGGCGCGGCTGCGGGGCGTGCTGCGGCCGGTCGGCAGTGACGGCGGTGCGCTGATCCTGCTGTCCGACGACAGCGCGGCGGCGGTCACGGACGCGGTGGTCCGCTACTCGCCGGCCTCGGGCACGACCCGCCGGACGAGGCTGACCGTGCCGCTGACGGCTCCGCAGGCGGCCGTGCACGGCCGGGTGCTGCACCTGCTGGCCGCCGGCGGCTCGCTGGAAGCCGTCGACCTGCGCACCGGCAAGCGGCGCTGGCACCTGGAGACGGCGGTGAGCCGGGGCTCGGCGCCGGTCGCCACCGCCGATCACGTCTACGTCAGCGCCCCCGACGGGCGCCTGCTCGCCGTGGCCGCCCGGGACGGACGCCTGCTCGGGCAGACACCGCCCCGGCTCGGGGCGGGCTCGGGCCAGGTCGCCGGCACCCTGCCGGCTCCGCTGGCCGCGGGCGCCCAGGTGTACGCCACGGCGCCCGACGGCAGCGTCTTCGCCGTGGACGGCCGTACCCCCGCGGCCTGGTGA
- the ilvD gene encoding dihydroxy-acid dehydratase, translated as MPELRSRTVTHGRNMAGARALMRASGVPGADIGRKPVIAVANSFTEFVPGHTHLQPVGRIVSEAIKEAGGIPREFNTIAVDDGIAMGHGGMLYSLPSRDLIADSVEYMVEAHCADALVCISNCDKITPGMLMAALRLNIPTVFVSGGPMESGRATLVDGTVRTLDLVDAISDAVNDKISDEDILRIEENACPTCGSCSGMFTANSMNCLTEAIGLSLPGNGSVLATHTARRALYENAARTVMDLTRRYYEQDDDTVLPLNIATFQAFENAMALDIAMGGSTNTILHLLAAAQEAGVPFGLEQIDAVSRRVPCLAKVAPNVAKNRTYYMEDVHRAGGIPALLGELHRAGLLNEDVHAVHSPSLSDWMKTWDVRGGSPSPEAVELWHAAPGCVRSAEAFSQSERWDSLDDDAENGCIRSAEHAYSKDGGLAVLRGNLAVDGCVVKTAGVDESIWTFEGPAVVCESQEEAVQRILTQEVKDGDVVVIRYEGPKGGPGMQEMLYPTSYLKGRGLGKSCALITDGRFSGGTSGLSIGHASPEAASGGTIALVRDGDRIRIDIPNRTIELLVDEAELARREQALDGVYAPKDRDRKVSAALRAYAAMATSADKGAVRDVSKLG; from the coding sequence ATGCCCGAGCTGAGGTCCCGCACAGTCACCCACGGCCGCAACATGGCGGGCGCCCGCGCCCTTATGCGCGCCTCCGGTGTACCCGGTGCGGACATCGGCCGGAAGCCCGTCATCGCCGTCGCGAACTCCTTCACCGAGTTCGTGCCGGGCCACACCCACCTCCAGCCGGTCGGCCGGATCGTCAGCGAGGCGATCAAGGAGGCGGGCGGCATCCCCCGCGAGTTCAACACGATCGCCGTCGACGACGGCATCGCCATGGGTCACGGCGGCATGCTCTACTCCCTGCCCTCCCGCGACCTGATCGCGGACTCGGTGGAGTACATGGTCGAGGCCCACTGCGCCGACGCCCTCGTGTGCATCTCCAACTGCGACAAGATCACCCCGGGCATGCTGATGGCCGCCCTGCGCCTGAACATCCCCACCGTCTTCGTCTCCGGCGGCCCCATGGAGTCCGGCCGGGCCACGCTGGTCGACGGCACGGTCCGCACCCTCGACCTGGTCGACGCGATCTCCGACGCCGTCAACGACAAGATCTCCGACGAGGACATCCTGCGCATCGAGGAGAACGCCTGCCCCACCTGCGGCAGCTGTTCCGGCATGTTCACCGCCAACTCGATGAACTGCCTGACCGAGGCCATCGGCCTCTCCCTGCCCGGCAACGGCTCGGTCCTCGCCACTCACACCGCCCGCCGCGCCCTGTACGAGAACGCGGCCCGCACGGTCATGGACCTCACCCGCCGCTACTACGAGCAGGACGACGACACCGTCCTGCCCCTCAACATCGCCACCTTCCAGGCCTTCGAGAACGCCATGGCGCTGGACATCGCGATGGGCGGCTCCACGAACACGATCCTGCACCTGCTGGCCGCCGCCCAGGAGGCCGGCGTCCCCTTCGGCCTGGAGCAGATCGACGCCGTCTCCCGCCGGGTGCCCTGCCTGGCCAAGGTGGCGCCCAACGTCGCGAAGAACCGCACGTACTACATGGAGGACGTGCACCGCGCCGGCGGCATCCCGGCCCTCCTCGGCGAACTGCACCGCGCGGGCCTGCTGAACGAGGACGTCCACGCGGTCCACAGCCCGTCCCTCTCGGACTGGATGAAGACCTGGGACGTCCGCGGCGGCTCCCCCTCGCCCGAGGCCGTGGAACTCTGGCACGCAGCCCCCGGCTGCGTCCGCTCCGCCGAGGCGTTCTCCCAGTCCGAGCGCTGGGACTCCCTGGACGACGACGCCGAGAACGGCTGCATCCGCTCCGCCGAGCACGCCTACTCCAAGGACGGCGGTCTGGCGGTCCTCAGGGGCAACCTGGCGGTCGACGGCTGCGTCGTGAAGACGGCCGGCGTCGACGAGTCGATCTGGACCTTCGAGGGGCCGGCCGTGGTCTGCGAGTCCCAGGAGGAGGCCGTCCAGCGGATCCTCACCCAGGAGGTCAAGGACGGCGACGTCGTCGTCATCCGCTACGAGGGCCCCAAGGGCGGCCCCGGCATGCAGGAGATGCTGTACCCGACCTCGTACCTGAAGGGCCGCGGCCTCGGCAAGAGCTGCGCGCTGATCACCGACGGCCGCTTCTCCGGCGGCACCTCCGGGCTCTCCATCGGCCACGCCTCCCCCGAGGCGGCCTCCGGCGGCACCATCGCCCTGGTCCGGGACGGCGACCGCATCCGCATCGACATCCCGAACCGCACGATCGAACTGCTGGTGGACGAGGCCGAACTGGCCCGCCGCGAGCAGGCCCTCGACGGCGTGTACGCCCCGAAGGACCGCGACCGCAAGGTCTCCGCCGCCCTGCGCGCCTACGCCGCCATGGCGACCAGCGCGGACAAGGGCGCCGTCCGTGACGTGAGCAAGCTCGGCTGA
- a CDS encoding class I SAM-dependent methyltransferase, producing the protein MTTTQPPSHAARAHSFNAAAAQYAANRPSYPPALFDTVEELAGRSLSGARVVDVGAGTGIATALLHGRGADVLAVEPGAGMAAEFRRGLPHIPIVRGNGNALPVAGGHADFVTYAQAWHWTDPARAVPEALRVLRPGGALALWWNGDALDVPWLAEAAGRIGRFLGTDVVAQQRDGTRPELADPSGRLGFSRRVVRWSRRVPVDTHLANIGSHSAFLLTPEYSRNGFLQEERGHLLEVFPDGVVEEVYDVLLLVATRP; encoded by the coding sequence ATGACCACGACGCAGCCGCCCTCGCACGCCGCCCGCGCCCACTCCTTCAACGCCGCGGCGGCCCAGTACGCCGCGAACCGCCCGTCCTACCCGCCCGCGCTGTTCGACACCGTCGAGGAACTGGCCGGCCGCTCCCTGTCCGGCGCCCGGGTCGTGGACGTCGGTGCCGGTACCGGAATCGCCACCGCCCTCCTGCACGGCCGCGGCGCCGACGTCCTCGCCGTCGAACCCGGCGCGGGCATGGCCGCCGAGTTCCGCCGCGGGCTGCCGCACATCCCGATCGTCCGGGGCAACGGCAACGCCCTCCCCGTCGCCGGCGGCCACGCCGACTTCGTCACCTACGCCCAGGCCTGGCACTGGACCGACCCGGCCCGCGCGGTGCCCGAGGCGTTGCGGGTGCTGCGGCCGGGCGGTGCGCTGGCGCTGTGGTGGAACGGCGACGCCCTGGACGTGCCCTGGCTCGCCGAGGCCGCGGGCCGTATCGGCCGCTTCCTCGGCACGGACGTCGTCGCCCAGCAGCGGGACGGCACCCGCCCGGAACTGGCCGACCCGAGCGGACGCCTCGGCTTCAGCCGACGGGTGGTCCGCTGGAGCCGCCGCGTCCCGGTCGACACCCACCTCGCGAACATCGGCAGCCACTCGGCGTTCCTCCTCACGCCCGAGTACTCCCGGAACGGCTTCCTCCAGGAGGAGCGCGGCCACCTGCTGGAGGTCTTCCCCGACGGCGTGGTCGAGGAGGTCTACGACGTGCTCCTGCTCGTCGCCACCAGACCCTGA
- a CDS encoding SH3 domain-containing protein, with protein MSVDSVDHPEAVQGSGEQEALTAEAAVRTFAVAPGASLNVRSGPGTQYGIVRVLPEGSRVAIFCQAPGTTVTGPYGTTKIWDNIDNGQYVSDAYVNTGSDGYVASRCAL; from the coding sequence ATGTCCGTCGACTCCGTCGACCACCCGGAAGCGGTCCAGGGCTCCGGCGAGCAGGAAGCCCTGACGGCGGAGGCCGCCGTGCGCACCTTCGCGGTCGCCCCGGGCGCCAGCCTGAACGTCCGCAGCGGCCCCGGCACCCAGTACGGCATCGTCCGCGTGCTCCCCGAGGGCTCCCGCGTGGCGATCTTCTGCCAGGCGCCCGGCACCACGGTCACCGGCCCGTACGGCACCACCAAGATCTGGGACAACATCGACAACGGCCAGTACGTGTCCGACGCCTACGTCAACACGGGCAGCGACGGCTACGTCGCCTCGCGCTGCGCGCTCTGA
- a CDS encoding HAD family phosphatase codes for MRYDLIIFDNDGVLVDSEPISNRLLATYLTELGHPTSYEESIRDYMGSAMHRIHELVLERTGQRLPDDFDDVFHARVFAAFERELQPVAGVGGVLEKLAADGVPYCVGSSGSHERIRVGHRTTGLDRWFTEDRVFSSQDVGRGKPEPDLFLYAARRMGVAPKRCLVVEDSPLGVQAAVAAGMDVYGFTAMTPASRLAQANQLFADMGELADLLV; via the coding sequence ATGCGCTACGACCTCATCATCTTCGACAACGACGGCGTCCTCGTCGACAGTGAGCCGATCTCCAATCGGCTGCTCGCCACGTATCTGACGGAGTTGGGGCACCCGACGTCGTACGAGGAGTCGATACGGGACTACATGGGGTCGGCGATGCACCGGATCCACGAGCTCGTCCTGGAGCGGACCGGGCAGCGGCTGCCGGACGACTTCGACGACGTCTTCCACGCGCGCGTCTTCGCTGCCTTCGAGCGGGAGTTGCAGCCCGTGGCCGGCGTCGGAGGCGTGCTGGAGAAACTGGCCGCCGACGGCGTGCCGTACTGCGTGGGCTCCTCCGGGAGCCACGAACGGATCAGAGTGGGGCATCGGACGACCGGACTCGACCGGTGGTTCACCGAGGACCGCGTCTTCAGCTCGCAGGACGTCGGGCGGGGCAAGCCGGAGCCCGACCTCTTCCTGTACGCGGCCCGGCGCATGGGAGTCGCACCCAAGAGGTGCCTGGTGGTGGAGGACTCCCCCCTCGGCGTCCAGGCGGCCGTGGCGGCCGGGATGGACGTGTACGGCTTCACCGCGATGACGCCGGCGAGCAGGCTGGCGCAGGCGAACCAACTCTTCGCCGACATGGGCGAATTGGCTGACCTGCTGGTATGA
- a CDS encoding VC0807 family protein produces the protein MTKNTGAQGRSEQRKRNPSVLDNFKPLLVDVAVPLGSYYLLKEAFGMSVFAALAWSSVVPALRTVWSLVRERRTNGLAGLILVVNVVSLLLSFVSGDPRLMLAKDSGISSTVAIGILVSVRLGKPMMTAGMKPFLIKGDAAKEAAWERLMTGKATASAAFRRKESVFSVVWGVALFAECVARVVGAYTVPVDTMVWLGTVVMIGTVAVAMVVSGGLAVAPMEGMLAAEVEAGADRAQPEVAVAVAA, from the coding sequence ATGACGAAGAACACGGGGGCCCAGGGCCGGAGCGAGCAGCGGAAGCGCAACCCGAGCGTGCTCGACAACTTCAAGCCGTTGCTCGTCGACGTGGCGGTGCCGCTCGGCTCGTACTACCTCCTCAAGGAGGCCTTCGGGATGAGCGTCTTCGCGGCGCTCGCCTGGAGCAGCGTCGTGCCGGCGCTGCGGACCGTGTGGAGCCTGGTCAGGGAACGCAGGACCAACGGGCTCGCGGGCCTCATCCTCGTCGTGAACGTCGTCTCGCTGCTGCTGAGTTTCGTCTCCGGCGACCCGCGGCTGATGCTCGCCAAGGACAGCGGGATCAGCAGCACGGTCGCCATCGGCATCCTGGTCTCCGTACGGCTCGGCAAGCCGATGATGACCGCCGGTATGAAGCCCTTCCTCATCAAGGGCGACGCGGCGAAGGAGGCCGCCTGGGAGCGGCTGATGACCGGGAAGGCGACCGCCTCCGCCGCCTTCCGGCGGAAGGAGAGCGTCTTCTCCGTCGTCTGGGGCGTGGCGCTGTTCGCCGAGTGCGTGGCGCGGGTCGTGGGGGCCTACACCGTCCCGGTGGACACGATGGTGTGGCTCGGGACGGTCGTCATGATCGGTACGGTCGCGGTCGCGATGGTCGTCAGCGGCGGCCTGGCCGTCGCGCCGATGGAGGGGATGCTGGCCGCCGAGGTGGAGGCCGGCGCCGACCGGGCGCAGCCCGAGGTCGCCGTCGCCGTCGCCGCCTGA
- the proC gene encoding pyrroline-5-carboxylate reductase → MSQKVAVLGTGKIGEALLSGMIRGGWAPADLLVTARRPERAEELRTRYGVTPVANAEAAKTADTLILTVKPQDMGTLLDELAPHIPADRLVISGAAGIPTSFFEERLAAGTPVVRVMTNTPALVDEAMSVISAGTHATGAHLATAEEIFGAVGKTLRVPESQQDACTALSGSGPAYFFYLVEAMTDAGILLGLPRDKAHDLIVQSAIGAAVMLRDSGEHPVRLRENVTSPAGTTINAIRELENHGVRAALIAALEAARDRSRELASGKKD, encoded by the coding sequence ATGAGCCAGAAAGTCGCAGTCCTCGGCACCGGCAAGATCGGCGAAGCCCTGCTCAGCGGAATGATCCGGGGCGGCTGGGCTCCGGCCGATCTCCTGGTCACCGCACGCCGACCCGAACGCGCCGAGGAACTCCGCACCCGGTACGGAGTCACCCCGGTCGCCAACGCCGAGGCCGCCAAGACCGCCGACACCCTGATCCTCACGGTCAAGCCGCAGGACATGGGAACCCTCCTGGACGAGCTCGCCCCGCACATCCCCGCCGACCGCCTGGTCATCAGCGGCGCCGCCGGCATCCCCACCTCGTTCTTCGAGGAGCGCCTGGCCGCGGGCACCCCGGTCGTCCGCGTCATGACCAACACCCCGGCCCTCGTCGACGAGGCCATGTCCGTCATCTCCGCCGGCACCCACGCCACCGGCGCGCACCTGGCCACCGCCGAGGAGATCTTCGGGGCCGTCGGCAAGACCCTGCGCGTGCCGGAGTCCCAGCAGGACGCCTGCACCGCCCTGTCCGGCTCCGGCCCGGCGTACTTCTTCTACCTGGTCGAGGCCATGACCGACGCCGGCATCCTGCTCGGTCTGCCCCGCGACAAGGCCCACGACCTCATCGTCCAGTCCGCGATCGGCGCCGCCGTGATGCTCCGCGACAGCGGCGAGCACCCCGTCAGGCTCCGCGAGAACGTCACCTCGCCGGCCGGTACGACGATCAACGCAATCCGTGAGCTGGAGAACCACGGCGTACGCGCCGCCCTGATCGCTGCCCTCGAAGCCGCCCGCGACCGCAGCCGCGAACTCGCCTCCGGCAAGAAGGACTGA
- a CDS encoding ABC transporter permease — protein MSTTGRAHTAAPTSAFSAARSSATASRVLRQLRHDPRTIALMILIPCLMLILLRYVFDASPRTFDNIGASLLGIFPLITMFLVTSIATLRERTSGTLERLLAMPLGKADVIAGYALAFGALAIVQSALATGLAVWLLGLDVTGSPWLLLLVALLDALLGTALGLFVSAFAASEFQAVQFMPAVIFPQLLLCGLFTPRSAMHPALEAVSDVLPMSYAVDGMNQVLHHTDMTATFVRDVLIVAGCALLVLGLGAATLRRRTA, from the coding sequence ATGAGCACGACCGGCCGCGCGCACACCGCCGCACCCACCAGCGCCTTCAGCGCCGCCCGCAGCAGCGCCACCGCGTCCCGGGTACTGCGCCAGCTCCGCCACGACCCGCGCACCATCGCGCTGATGATCCTCATCCCGTGCCTGATGCTGATCCTGCTGCGCTACGTCTTCGACGCCAGCCCCCGCACCTTCGACAACATCGGCGCCTCCCTGCTCGGGATCTTCCCGCTGATCACGATGTTCCTGGTCACCTCCATCGCGACCCTGCGTGAACGCACCTCCGGCACCCTCGAACGCCTCCTCGCCATGCCCCTCGGCAAGGCGGACGTCATCGCCGGCTACGCCCTCGCCTTCGGCGCCCTCGCCATCGTCCAGTCGGCTCTCGCCACCGGCCTCGCCGTGTGGCTGCTCGGCCTCGACGTCACCGGCTCACCCTGGCTGCTCCTCCTCGTCGCCCTCCTCGACGCCCTCCTCGGCACGGCCCTCGGTCTGTTCGTCTCGGCCTTCGCGGCCTCGGAATTCCAGGCGGTCCAGTTCATGCCCGCGGTGATCTTCCCCCAGCTCCTCCTCTGCGGCCTGTTCACTCCCCGCTCCGCCATGCACCCCGCCCTGGAGGCCGTCTCCGACGTCCTGCCGATGTCGTACGCCGTGGACGGCATGAACCAGGTCCTGCACCACACCGACATGACCGCGACCTTCGTCCGCGACGTCCTGATCGTGGCCGGCTGCGCACTGCTCGTCCTGGGACTGGGCGCGGCGACCCTCAGGCGCCGTACCGCGTAG
- the trpS gene encoding tryptophan--tRNA ligase, with amino-acid sequence MTRVFSGIKPTGHVTLGNYLGAMRRWAQVDQHRADSLFCIVDLHALTVDHDPARVRRLSRQAATLLLATGLAPEVCTVYLQSHVDEHTRLSYLLECVATDGEMRRMVQYKEKSARERERGGSVRLSLLTYPVLMAADILAFGTDEVPVGDDQVQHVELARDVAVRFNQRYGHTFVVPRATRPGVAARVMNLQGPTSKMGKSEDSGPGIVYLLDEPDVVRKKVMRAVTDSGRDVVYDRENRPGVANLLEILAACTDGRPEALAGAYESYGALKKDTAEAVVEVLGPVQARHRELCADPAYVEGVLRDGAEKARAMARPTVDAAYRAIGLLPPVFDTALTA; translated from the coding sequence ATGACGCGGGTCTTCAGCGGGATCAAGCCGACCGGGCACGTGACCCTCGGGAACTACCTGGGCGCCATGCGGCGGTGGGCCCAGGTGGACCAGCACCGGGCGGACTCGCTGTTCTGCATCGTGGATCTGCACGCGCTGACCGTGGACCACGATCCGGCGCGGGTGCGCAGGCTCAGTAGGCAGGCGGCGACGCTGCTGCTGGCGACCGGGCTCGCCCCGGAGGTCTGCACGGTCTACCTGCAGAGCCATGTCGACGAGCACACCCGGCTGTCCTATCTGCTGGAGTGCGTGGCGACCGACGGCGAGATGCGGCGGATGGTGCAGTACAAGGAGAAGTCCGCGCGCGAGCGGGAGCGGGGCGGCAGCGTCCGGCTGTCGCTGCTGACGTATCCGGTGCTGATGGCGGCGGACATCCTGGCGTTCGGCACGGACGAGGTGCCGGTCGGCGACGACCAGGTGCAGCACGTGGAGCTGGCGCGGGACGTGGCGGTGCGGTTCAACCAGCGGTACGGGCACACCTTCGTGGTGCCGCGCGCGACCCGGCCGGGAGTGGCGGCGCGGGTGATGAACCTCCAAGGCCCGACGTCGAAGATGGGGAAGTCGGAGGACTCGGGGCCGGGGATCGTGTACCTGCTCGACGAGCCCGACGTGGTGCGCAAGAAGGTGATGCGGGCCGTCACCGACAGCGGGCGGGACGTCGTGTACGACCGGGAGAACCGGCCGGGCGTGGCGAATCTGCTGGAGATCCTCGCCGCGTGCACGGACGGGAGGCCCGAGGCGCTGGCCGGCGCGTACGAGTCGTACGGCGCCCTGAAGAAGGACACCGCGGAGGCCGTGGTGGAGGTCCTCGGGCCCGTGCAGGCCAGGCACCGGGAGTTGTGCGCGGACCCCGCGTACGTGGAAGGGGTCCTCCGGGACGGAGCGGAGAAGGCACGGGCGATGGCGCGACCGACCGTCGATGCCGCGTACCGGGCGATCGGGCTGCTGCCACCGGTGTTCGACACGGCCCTGACCGCGTAG
- a CDS encoding ABC transporter ATP-binding protein, which translates to MMNYVPDPPHPAPTPAVHAEDLTVRRGPRTVLHHLRFTVPRGQITGLLGPSGCGKSTLMRSVVGTQAKVTGTLDVLGHPAGHPGLRNRIGYVTQAPSVYDDLTVRQNLEYFAAILDPGRTADERRQEHVTRAIADVDLTSHADALAGNLSGGQRSRVSLAVALLGAPELLVLDEPTVGLDPVLRRDLWQLFHELAAGRGATLLVSSHVMDEAERCHRLLLMREGEILADDTPDALRTRTGTDTVEAAFLHLVDQAATAGRSKESTR; encoded by the coding sequence ATGATGAATTACGTGCCGGACCCACCACACCCGGCCCCGACCCCCGCCGTCCACGCCGAGGACCTCACCGTCCGGCGCGGCCCCCGCACGGTCCTGCATCACCTCCGATTCACCGTCCCCCGCGGTCAGATCACCGGCCTGCTCGGCCCCTCCGGCTGCGGCAAATCCACCCTCATGCGCTCCGTCGTCGGCACCCAGGCCAAGGTCACCGGCACCCTCGACGTCCTCGGCCACCCGGCAGGCCACCCCGGCCTGCGCAACCGCATCGGCTACGTCACCCAGGCGCCCTCCGTCTACGACGACCTGACCGTCCGCCAGAACCTCGAGTACTTCGCCGCGATCCTCGACCCCGGCCGCACCGCCGACGAACGCCGCCAGGAGCACGTCACCCGGGCCATCGCCGACGTCGACCTCACCAGCCACGCCGACGCCCTCGCCGGCAATCTCTCCGGCGGCCAGCGAAGCCGCGTCTCCCTGGCCGTCGCCCTGCTCGGGGCCCCCGAACTCCTCGTCCTCGACGAGCCGACCGTCGGCCTCGACCCCGTCCTGCGCCGCGACCTGTGGCAGCTCTTCCACGAACTCGCCGCCGGCCGGGGCGCCACCCTCCTCGTCTCCTCCCACGTCATGGACGAGGCCGAGCGCTGCCACCGCCTCCTCCTCATGCGCGAGGGCGAGATCCTCGCCGACGACACCCCGGACGCTTTGCGCACCCGCACCGGCACCGACACGGTCGAGGCCGCCTTCCTTCACCTCGTCGACCAGGCCGCCACCGCGGGCCGCAGCAAGGAGAGCACCCGATGA
- a CDS encoding TetR/AcrR family transcriptional regulator — MNGTAQPPADGGTPPAGNGTTARRRGRPPRAESADTRDRILAAAREEFSERGYEKTSVRGIAKAAGVDSALVHHYFGTKDQIFEAAIEVAFAPALDAPDALADGPLDGVGERLTRFIFGVWDNPTTRTPLLAIVRSAVNNETAAAVFRRLVAAQLLRRVAAQVDLPDAELRAELAAAQLVGAAMMRYVIKLEPLASADLEQIIARVAPVVQGHLTNP; from the coding sequence ATGAACGGCACCGCGCAGCCGCCGGCGGACGGCGGCACGCCCCCCGCGGGGAACGGGACCACGGCACGCCGCCGGGGCCGCCCCCCGCGCGCCGAGTCCGCCGACACCCGCGACCGCATCCTCGCCGCGGCCCGTGAGGAGTTCTCCGAGCGGGGGTACGAGAAGACGTCCGTACGCGGCATCGCCAAGGCGGCCGGTGTGGACTCGGCGCTCGTCCACCACTACTTCGGCACCAAGGACCAGATCTTCGAGGCGGCCATCGAGGTCGCCTTCGCGCCCGCGCTCGACGCGCCCGACGCGCTGGCCGACGGACCGCTGGACGGCGTGGGGGAGCGGCTGACCCGCTTCATCTTCGGCGTCTGGGACAACCCCACGACCCGCACCCCGCTCCTCGCGATCGTGCGGTCCGCCGTGAACAACGAGACCGCCGCCGCCGTCTTCCGCCGCCTCGTCGCCGCCCAGCTGCTACGCCGCGTCGCCGCCCAGGTGGACCTGCCGGACGCGGAACTGCGGGCCGAGCTGGCCGCCGCGCAGCTGGTCGGTGCGGCGATGATGCGCTACGTGATCAAGCTGGAGCCGCTGGCCTCCGCGGACCTGGAGCAGATCATCGCCCGGGTCGCTCCCGTCGTGCAGGGGCACCTGACCAACCCCTGA